The following proteins are co-located in the Neodiprion virginianus isolate iyNeoVirg1 chromosome 6, iyNeoVirg1.1, whole genome shotgun sequence genome:
- the LOC124306979 gene encoding spondin-1-like isoform X5, with amino-acid sequence MVRQSAWILLAVLAASCTRQAAGNCDRTPDHATKQRSQPGDKFQIIVSEHNRTDPISHFEPKTKYMVSLQSDKSSPTPSKFTRFTLTAETETEDSSGDTGYFEVDDSNFSKYSELCPNAVVEASEIRKDDVSVFWTSPVDEGGCIFIRAMVMESPDVWYMDDGGLTVEVCPSSSSSGSGDPGPVLQTCCACAEAKYEVTFEGLWSRNTHPKDFPTNAWRTKFSDVIGASHTVDYRFWEYMKYASDGLRQVAERGVTRTLESELKEQSEHIRTIIKARGISYPNVTGKTFAVFRVDQKHHLMSLVTMIDPSPDWIVGVSGLELCLTNCSWVEHRELNLFPYDAGTDSGITYLSQDTPTEPQERITRITSTFPNDPASPFYDETGADMKPIAKLYLNRQRLYEKTCDATSAEGPREACYTSSWGEWNQCSRTCGRGQKLRQRYYLDRDAALAANCREELTDRSRCKNERCPGTGPGDCDVEEWTSWSSCSTTCGTGFKTRSRKFRDRKTRKYCMHNLERHELEQTFECEDNEPCPDADPDVEEVSESTENTVEDNVEEVPTLGEWSQCPNERFTEWSMWSPCSASCGPGVKLRSRLLKMSWGNLEESEELNLENCKTEQAACVAAMPTCDFSEETARSEVTDRPFPAEFPSVSQTVDGYPLDCEITEWGEWSACGSNCKGYTYRKRMILREARNEGRRCPKKLQQKRRCKKVPPCSTRRDMRRRSYNEVFDGTSEHFNSIDCELSSWSTWSPCSATCGHSVRHRTRNVIVSPEGPNAKLCPSVAQFVTCSLAACDESTRQ; translated from the exons ATGGTTCGCCAATCGGCGTGGATTCTCCTCGCGGTGTTGGCTGCTTCCTGCACTCGGCAAGCAGCCGGAAATTGTGACCGGACACCGGACCATGCGACAAAGCAGCGATCCCAACCCGGGGACAAATTCCAGATCATTGTTTCCGAGCACAACAGAACGGATCCGATCAGCCACTTTGAACCAAAGACTAAGTACATGG TGAGTCTTCAGAGCGACAAAAGCTCACCGACGCCGTCAAAGTTCACCAGATTCACGCTGACAGCCGAGACCGAAACCGAGGACTCGTCAGGGGACACCGGTTACTTCGAAGTCGATGATTCCAACTTCAGCAAATATTCGGAATTATGTCCTAACGCGGTCGTCGAAGCGTCGGAGATCCGCAAGGACGACGTCTCCGTCTTCTGGACCAGTCCCGTCGACGAGGGTGGATGCATCTTCATCAG GGCGATGGTCATGGAGTCCCCGGACGTCTGGTACATGGACGACGGGGGCCTGACGGTGGAGGTCTGCCCGTCGTCCTCTTCCTCGGGTAGCGGAGATCCTGGCCCGGTATTGCAAACCTGCTGCGCCTGCGCCGAGGCGAAGTACGAGGTCACCTTCGAGGGGCTCTGGTCTCGGAACACCCACCCTAAG GACTTTCCTACCAACGCATGGCGAACGAAATTCTCCGACGTTATCGGCGCCTCGCATACGGTGGATTACCGCTTTTGGGAGTACATGAAATACGCCAGCGACGGTCTGCGACAGGTCGCCGAACGCGGGGTTACCCGCACGCTCGAGTCCGAGTTGAAGGAGCAG AGCGAACACATCCGCACCATAATCAAGGCTAGAGGAATAAGCTACCCGAACGTCACCGGAAAAACATTCGCGGTGTTCCGCGTGGACCAGAAACACCATCTCATGTCGCTGGTCACCATGATCG ACCCTTCGCCGGACTGGATAGTCGGAGTTTCCGGACTTGAGCTGTGCCTGACGAACTGTTCCTGGGTAGAGCACAGGGAGTTGAATCTCTTCCCATACGACGCGGGCACGGATAGCGGAATAACGTATCTC TCGCAAGACACCCCGACAGAACCGCAGGAGCGAATCACCCGCATAACGTCAACCTTTCCAAACGACCCGGCTTCTCCTTTCTACGACGAAACGGGAGCGGACATGAAGCCGATAGCGAAACTCTATCTGAACCGACAACGTCTGTACGAAAAGACTTGCGACGCGACATCGGCCGAAGGTCCCAGAG AAGCCTGTTACACGAGTTCCTGGGGCGAGTGGAACCAATGCTCGCGTACTTGTGGAAGAGGGCAGAAACTTCGTCAACGATATTACCTCGACCGCGACGCAGCTTTGGCGGCAAACTGTAGGGAGGAATTGACCGATCGATCGAGATGCAAGAACGAGCGGTG CCCAGGAACAGGTCCCGGTGATTGCGACGTCGAGGAGTGGACCAGCTGGTCCTCGTGCAGTACCACCTGCGGTACGGGGTTCAAAACTCGGTCCCGTAAATTTCGCGATCGGAAGACCAGGAAGTACTGCATGCACAATTTGGAACGCCACGAGCTGGAGCAGACCTTTGAGTGCGAAGACAACGAGCCCTGTCCCGACGCGGATCCCGACGTCGAGGAGGTAAGCGAAAGCACCGAAAATACTGTCGAAGACAACGTCGAGGAGGTACCGACGCTGGGGGAATGGTCGCAG TGTCCGAACGAGAGATTCACCGAGTGGTCCATGTGGTCACCATGCAGTGCCAGCTGCGGTCCAGGAGTAAAACTGCGATCCAGGCTGCTGAAGATGTCCTGGGGTAACTTGGAGGAATCGGAGGAACTTAATCTGGAAAACTGTAAAACCGAACAGGCTGCTTGCGTGGCGGCGATGCCGACTTGCGATTTCTCGGAGGAAACGGCACGAA GTGAAGTCACCGACAGGCCATTTCCCGCCGAGTTTCCATCCGTCAGTCAAACCGTCGACGGATATCCACTTGACTGCGAGATTACTGAATGGGGCGAGTGGTCGGCCTGCGGCTCCAATTGCAAGGGCTACACGTACCGGAAACGAATGATTCTG CGAGAAGCGAGAAACGAAGGAAGAAGATGTCCGAAAAAACTACAACAGAAAAGACGATGCAAGAAGGTTCCGCCTTGTT CAACACGAAGAGACATGCGCCGTAGAAGTTATAACGAAGTCTTCGACGGGACGAGCGAACATTTCA ATTCCATCGACTGCGAGTTATCTTCATGGTCGACGTGGTCACCGTGTTCGGCAACCTGCGGACATTCGGTTCGTCACAGAACCAGGAACGTTATCGTATCGCCGGAGGGTCCGAACGCGAAGCTCTGCCCTTCGGTAGCACAGTTCGTGACATGCTCTTTGGCCGCTTGCGACGAATCAACGAGGCAGTAG
- the LOC124306979 gene encoding spondin-1-like isoform X1, which translates to MVRQSAWILLAVLAASCTRQAAGNCDRTPDHATKQRSQPGDKFQIIVSEHNRTDPISHFEPKTKYMVSLQSDKSSPTPSKFTRFTLTAETETEDSSGDTGYFEVDDSNFSKYSELCPNAVVEASEIRKDDVSVFWTSPVDEGGCIFIRAMVMESPDVWYMDDGGLTVEVCPSSSSSGSGDPGPVLQTCCACAEAKYEVTFEGLWSRNTHPKDFPTNAWRTKFSDVIGASHTVDYRFWEYMKYASDGLRQVAERGVTRTLESELKEQSEHIRTIIKARGISYPNVTGKTFAVFRVDQKHHLMSLVTMIDPSPDWIVGVSGLELCLTNCSWVEHRELNLFPYDAGTDSGITYLSQDTPTEPQERITRITSTFPNDPASPFYDETGADMKPIAKLYLNRQRLYEKTCDATSAEGPREACYTSSWGEWNQCSRTCGRGQKLRQRYYLDRDAALAANCREELTDRSRCKNERCPGTGPGDCDVEEWTSWSSCSTTCGTGFKTRSRKFRDRKTRKYCMHNLERHELEQTFECEDNEPCPDADPDVEEVSESTENTVEDNVEEVPTLGEWSQCPNERFTEWSMWSPCSASCGPGVKLRSRLLKMSWGNLEESEELNLENCKTEQAACVAAMPTCDFSEETARSICSEPQVGGNCNANILRVYFDSASNECRRFNYTGCGGNRNNFPTEQDCNNVCSKYQRELRANLSAVMKKFKVSLSSVLTYHVPTQDQRSGKMKRAKYGEVTDRPFPAEFPSVSQTVDGYPLDCEITEWGEWSACGSNCKGYTYRKRMILREARNEGRRCPKKLQQKRRCKKVPPCSTRRDMRRRSYNEVFDGTSEHFNSIDCELSSWSTWSPCSATCGHSVRHRTRNVIVSPEGPNAKLCPSVAQFVTCSLAACDESTRQ; encoded by the exons ATGGTTCGCCAATCGGCGTGGATTCTCCTCGCGGTGTTGGCTGCTTCCTGCACTCGGCAAGCAGCCGGAAATTGTGACCGGACACCGGACCATGCGACAAAGCAGCGATCCCAACCCGGGGACAAATTCCAGATCATTGTTTCCGAGCACAACAGAACGGATCCGATCAGCCACTTTGAACCAAAGACTAAGTACATGG TGAGTCTTCAGAGCGACAAAAGCTCACCGACGCCGTCAAAGTTCACCAGATTCACGCTGACAGCCGAGACCGAAACCGAGGACTCGTCAGGGGACACCGGTTACTTCGAAGTCGATGATTCCAACTTCAGCAAATATTCGGAATTATGTCCTAACGCGGTCGTCGAAGCGTCGGAGATCCGCAAGGACGACGTCTCCGTCTTCTGGACCAGTCCCGTCGACGAGGGTGGATGCATCTTCATCAG GGCGATGGTCATGGAGTCCCCGGACGTCTGGTACATGGACGACGGGGGCCTGACGGTGGAGGTCTGCCCGTCGTCCTCTTCCTCGGGTAGCGGAGATCCTGGCCCGGTATTGCAAACCTGCTGCGCCTGCGCCGAGGCGAAGTACGAGGTCACCTTCGAGGGGCTCTGGTCTCGGAACACCCACCCTAAG GACTTTCCTACCAACGCATGGCGAACGAAATTCTCCGACGTTATCGGCGCCTCGCATACGGTGGATTACCGCTTTTGGGAGTACATGAAATACGCCAGCGACGGTCTGCGACAGGTCGCCGAACGCGGGGTTACCCGCACGCTCGAGTCCGAGTTGAAGGAGCAG AGCGAACACATCCGCACCATAATCAAGGCTAGAGGAATAAGCTACCCGAACGTCACCGGAAAAACATTCGCGGTGTTCCGCGTGGACCAGAAACACCATCTCATGTCGCTGGTCACCATGATCG ACCCTTCGCCGGACTGGATAGTCGGAGTTTCCGGACTTGAGCTGTGCCTGACGAACTGTTCCTGGGTAGAGCACAGGGAGTTGAATCTCTTCCCATACGACGCGGGCACGGATAGCGGAATAACGTATCTC TCGCAAGACACCCCGACAGAACCGCAGGAGCGAATCACCCGCATAACGTCAACCTTTCCAAACGACCCGGCTTCTCCTTTCTACGACGAAACGGGAGCGGACATGAAGCCGATAGCGAAACTCTATCTGAACCGACAACGTCTGTACGAAAAGACTTGCGACGCGACATCGGCCGAAGGTCCCAGAG AAGCCTGTTACACGAGTTCCTGGGGCGAGTGGAACCAATGCTCGCGTACTTGTGGAAGAGGGCAGAAACTTCGTCAACGATATTACCTCGACCGCGACGCAGCTTTGGCGGCAAACTGTAGGGAGGAATTGACCGATCGATCGAGATGCAAGAACGAGCGGTG CCCAGGAACAGGTCCCGGTGATTGCGACGTCGAGGAGTGGACCAGCTGGTCCTCGTGCAGTACCACCTGCGGTACGGGGTTCAAAACTCGGTCCCGTAAATTTCGCGATCGGAAGACCAGGAAGTACTGCATGCACAATTTGGAACGCCACGAGCTGGAGCAGACCTTTGAGTGCGAAGACAACGAGCCCTGTCCCGACGCGGATCCCGACGTCGAGGAGGTAAGCGAAAGCACCGAAAATACTGTCGAAGACAACGTCGAGGAGGTACCGACGCTGGGGGAATGGTCGCAG TGTCCGAACGAGAGATTCACCGAGTGGTCCATGTGGTCACCATGCAGTGCCAGCTGCGGTCCAGGAGTAAAACTGCGATCCAGGCTGCTGAAGATGTCCTGGGGTAACTTGGAGGAATCGGAGGAACTTAATCTGGAAAACTGTAAAACCGAACAGGCTGCTTGCGTGGCGGCGATGCCGACTTGCGATTTCTCGGAGGAAACGGCACGAA GCATTTGCAGTGAACCGCAGGTCGGTGGGAACTGCAACGCGAACATTTTGCGGGTATATTTTGATAGCGCGAGCAATGAGTGCCGCAGGTTCAATTACACAGGGTGCGGTGGTAACAGGAATAACTTTCCAACCGAGCAGGATTGCAATAACGTATGCAGTAAATACCAAA GGGAGCTTAGGGCCAACCTTTCGGCTGTGATGAAGAAATTTAAGGTCTCACTGAGCAGCGTACTGACCTATCACGTCCCGACCCAAGATCAACGCAGCGGGAAAATGAAGAGAGCCAAATACG GTGAAGTCACCGACAGGCCATTTCCCGCCGAGTTTCCATCCGTCAGTCAAACCGTCGACGGATATCCACTTGACTGCGAGATTACTGAATGGGGCGAGTGGTCGGCCTGCGGCTCCAATTGCAAGGGCTACACGTACCGGAAACGAATGATTCTG CGAGAAGCGAGAAACGAAGGAAGAAGATGTCCGAAAAAACTACAACAGAAAAGACGATGCAAGAAGGTTCCGCCTTGTT CAACACGAAGAGACATGCGCCGTAGAAGTTATAACGAAGTCTTCGACGGGACGAGCGAACATTTCA ATTCCATCGACTGCGAGTTATCTTCATGGTCGACGTGGTCACCGTGTTCGGCAACCTGCGGACATTCGGTTCGTCACAGAACCAGGAACGTTATCGTATCGCCGGAGGGTCCGAACGCGAAGCTCTGCCCTTCGGTAGCACAGTTCGTGACATGCTCTTTGGCCGCTTGCGACGAATCAACGAGGCAGTAG
- the LOC124306979 gene encoding spondin-1-like isoform X4 yields the protein MVRQSAWILLAVLAASCTRQAAGNCDRTPDHATKQRSQPGDKFQIIVSEHNRTDPISHFEPKTKYMVSLQSDKSSPTPSKFTRFTLTAETETEDSSGDTGYFEVDDSNFSKYSELCPNAVVEASEIRKDDVSVFWTSPVDEGGCIFIRAMVMESPDVWYMDDGGLTVEVCPSSSSSGSGDPGPVLQTCCACAEAKYEVTFEGLWSRNTHPKSEHIRTIIKARGISYPNVTGKTFAVFRVDQKHHLMSLVTMIDPSPDWIVGVSGLELCLTNCSWVEHRELNLFPYDAGTDSGITYLSQDTPTEPQERITRITSTFPNDPASPFYDETGADMKPIAKLYLNRQRLYEKTCDATSAEGPREACYTSSWGEWNQCSRTCGRGQKLRQRYYLDRDAALAANCREELTDRSRCKNERCPGTGPGDCDVEEWTSWSSCSTTCGTGFKTRSRKFRDRKTRKYCMHNLERHELEQTFECEDNEPCPDADPDVEEVSESTENTVEDNVEEVPTLGEWSQCPNERFTEWSMWSPCSASCGPGVKLRSRLLKMSWGNLEESEELNLENCKTEQAACVAAMPTCDFSEETARSICSEPQVGGNCNANILRVYFDSASNECRRFNYTGCGGNRNNFPTEQDCNNVCSKYQRELRANLSAVMKKFKVSLSSVLTYHVPTQDQRSGKMKRAKYGEVTDRPFPAEFPSVSQTVDGYPLDCEITEWGEWSACGSNCKGYTYRKRMILREARNEGRRCPKKLQQKRRCKKVPPCSTRRDMRRRSYNEVFDGTSEHFNSIDCELSSWSTWSPCSATCGHSVRHRTRNVIVSPEGPNAKLCPSVAQFVTCSLAACDESTRQ from the exons ATGGTTCGCCAATCGGCGTGGATTCTCCTCGCGGTGTTGGCTGCTTCCTGCACTCGGCAAGCAGCCGGAAATTGTGACCGGACACCGGACCATGCGACAAAGCAGCGATCCCAACCCGGGGACAAATTCCAGATCATTGTTTCCGAGCACAACAGAACGGATCCGATCAGCCACTTTGAACCAAAGACTAAGTACATGG TGAGTCTTCAGAGCGACAAAAGCTCACCGACGCCGTCAAAGTTCACCAGATTCACGCTGACAGCCGAGACCGAAACCGAGGACTCGTCAGGGGACACCGGTTACTTCGAAGTCGATGATTCCAACTTCAGCAAATATTCGGAATTATGTCCTAACGCGGTCGTCGAAGCGTCGGAGATCCGCAAGGACGACGTCTCCGTCTTCTGGACCAGTCCCGTCGACGAGGGTGGATGCATCTTCATCAG GGCGATGGTCATGGAGTCCCCGGACGTCTGGTACATGGACGACGGGGGCCTGACGGTGGAGGTCTGCCCGTCGTCCTCTTCCTCGGGTAGCGGAGATCCTGGCCCGGTATTGCAAACCTGCTGCGCCTGCGCCGAGGCGAAGTACGAGGTCACCTTCGAGGGGCTCTGGTCTCGGAACACCCACCCTAAG AGCGAACACATCCGCACCATAATCAAGGCTAGAGGAATAAGCTACCCGAACGTCACCGGAAAAACATTCGCGGTGTTCCGCGTGGACCAGAAACACCATCTCATGTCGCTGGTCACCATGATCG ACCCTTCGCCGGACTGGATAGTCGGAGTTTCCGGACTTGAGCTGTGCCTGACGAACTGTTCCTGGGTAGAGCACAGGGAGTTGAATCTCTTCCCATACGACGCGGGCACGGATAGCGGAATAACGTATCTC TCGCAAGACACCCCGACAGAACCGCAGGAGCGAATCACCCGCATAACGTCAACCTTTCCAAACGACCCGGCTTCTCCTTTCTACGACGAAACGGGAGCGGACATGAAGCCGATAGCGAAACTCTATCTGAACCGACAACGTCTGTACGAAAAGACTTGCGACGCGACATCGGCCGAAGGTCCCAGAG AAGCCTGTTACACGAGTTCCTGGGGCGAGTGGAACCAATGCTCGCGTACTTGTGGAAGAGGGCAGAAACTTCGTCAACGATATTACCTCGACCGCGACGCAGCTTTGGCGGCAAACTGTAGGGAGGAATTGACCGATCGATCGAGATGCAAGAACGAGCGGTG CCCAGGAACAGGTCCCGGTGATTGCGACGTCGAGGAGTGGACCAGCTGGTCCTCGTGCAGTACCACCTGCGGTACGGGGTTCAAAACTCGGTCCCGTAAATTTCGCGATCGGAAGACCAGGAAGTACTGCATGCACAATTTGGAACGCCACGAGCTGGAGCAGACCTTTGAGTGCGAAGACAACGAGCCCTGTCCCGACGCGGATCCCGACGTCGAGGAGGTAAGCGAAAGCACCGAAAATACTGTCGAAGACAACGTCGAGGAGGTACCGACGCTGGGGGAATGGTCGCAG TGTCCGAACGAGAGATTCACCGAGTGGTCCATGTGGTCACCATGCAGTGCCAGCTGCGGTCCAGGAGTAAAACTGCGATCCAGGCTGCTGAAGATGTCCTGGGGTAACTTGGAGGAATCGGAGGAACTTAATCTGGAAAACTGTAAAACCGAACAGGCTGCTTGCGTGGCGGCGATGCCGACTTGCGATTTCTCGGAGGAAACGGCACGAA GCATTTGCAGTGAACCGCAGGTCGGTGGGAACTGCAACGCGAACATTTTGCGGGTATATTTTGATAGCGCGAGCAATGAGTGCCGCAGGTTCAATTACACAGGGTGCGGTGGTAACAGGAATAACTTTCCAACCGAGCAGGATTGCAATAACGTATGCAGTAAATACCAAA GGGAGCTTAGGGCCAACCTTTCGGCTGTGATGAAGAAATTTAAGGTCTCACTGAGCAGCGTACTGACCTATCACGTCCCGACCCAAGATCAACGCAGCGGGAAAATGAAGAGAGCCAAATACG GTGAAGTCACCGACAGGCCATTTCCCGCCGAGTTTCCATCCGTCAGTCAAACCGTCGACGGATATCCACTTGACTGCGAGATTACTGAATGGGGCGAGTGGTCGGCCTGCGGCTCCAATTGCAAGGGCTACACGTACCGGAAACGAATGATTCTG CGAGAAGCGAGAAACGAAGGAAGAAGATGTCCGAAAAAACTACAACAGAAAAGACGATGCAAGAAGGTTCCGCCTTGTT CAACACGAAGAGACATGCGCCGTAGAAGTTATAACGAAGTCTTCGACGGGACGAGCGAACATTTCA ATTCCATCGACTGCGAGTTATCTTCATGGTCGACGTGGTCACCGTGTTCGGCAACCTGCGGACATTCGGTTCGTCACAGAACCAGGAACGTTATCGTATCGCCGGAGGGTCCGAACGCGAAGCTCTGCCCTTCGGTAGCACAGTTCGTGACATGCTCTTTGGCCGCTTGCGACGAATCAACGAGGCAGTAG
- the LOC124306979 gene encoding spondin-1-like isoform X3 codes for MVRQSAWILLAVLAASCTRQAAGNCDRTPDHATKQRSQPGDKFQIIVSEHNRTDPISHFEPKTKYMVSLQSDKSSPTPSKFTRFTLTAETETEDSSGDTGYFEVDDSNFSKYSELCPNAVVEASEIRKDDVSVFWTSPVDEGGCIFIRAMVMESPDVWYMDDGGLTVEVCPSSSSSGSGDPGPVLQTCCACAEAKYEVTFEGLWSRNTHPKDFPTNAWRTKFSDVIGASHTVDYRFWEYMKYASDGLRQVAERGVTRTLESELKEQSEHIRTIIKARGISYPNVTGKTFAVFRVDQKHHLMSLVTMIDPSPDWIVGVSGLELCLTNCSWVEHRELNLFPYDAGTDSGITYLSQDTPTEPQERITRITSTFPNDPASPFYDETGADMKPIAKLYLNRQRLYEKTCDATSAEGPREACYTSSWGEWNQCSRTCGRGQKLRQRYYLDRDAALAANCREELTDRSRCKNERCPGTGPGDCDVEEWTSWSSCSTTCGTGFKTRSRKFRDRKTRKYCMHNLERHELEQTFECEDNEPCPDADPDVEEVSESTENTVEDNVEEVPTLGEWSQCPNERFTEWSMWSPCSASCGPGVKLRSRLLKMSWGNLEESEELNLENCKTEQAACVAAMPTCDFSEETARSICSEPQVGGNCNANILRVYFDSASNECRRFNYTGCGGNRNNFPTEQDCNNVCSKYQSEVTDRPFPAEFPSVSQTVDGYPLDCEITEWGEWSACGSNCKGYTYRKRMILREARNEGRRCPKKLQQKRRCKKVPPCSTRRDMRRRSYNEVFDGTSEHFNSIDCELSSWSTWSPCSATCGHSVRHRTRNVIVSPEGPNAKLCPSVAQFVTCSLAACDESTRQ; via the exons ATGGTTCGCCAATCGGCGTGGATTCTCCTCGCGGTGTTGGCTGCTTCCTGCACTCGGCAAGCAGCCGGAAATTGTGACCGGACACCGGACCATGCGACAAAGCAGCGATCCCAACCCGGGGACAAATTCCAGATCATTGTTTCCGAGCACAACAGAACGGATCCGATCAGCCACTTTGAACCAAAGACTAAGTACATGG TGAGTCTTCAGAGCGACAAAAGCTCACCGACGCCGTCAAAGTTCACCAGATTCACGCTGACAGCCGAGACCGAAACCGAGGACTCGTCAGGGGACACCGGTTACTTCGAAGTCGATGATTCCAACTTCAGCAAATATTCGGAATTATGTCCTAACGCGGTCGTCGAAGCGTCGGAGATCCGCAAGGACGACGTCTCCGTCTTCTGGACCAGTCCCGTCGACGAGGGTGGATGCATCTTCATCAG GGCGATGGTCATGGAGTCCCCGGACGTCTGGTACATGGACGACGGGGGCCTGACGGTGGAGGTCTGCCCGTCGTCCTCTTCCTCGGGTAGCGGAGATCCTGGCCCGGTATTGCAAACCTGCTGCGCCTGCGCCGAGGCGAAGTACGAGGTCACCTTCGAGGGGCTCTGGTCTCGGAACACCCACCCTAAG GACTTTCCTACCAACGCATGGCGAACGAAATTCTCCGACGTTATCGGCGCCTCGCATACGGTGGATTACCGCTTTTGGGAGTACATGAAATACGCCAGCGACGGTCTGCGACAGGTCGCCGAACGCGGGGTTACCCGCACGCTCGAGTCCGAGTTGAAGGAGCAG AGCGAACACATCCGCACCATAATCAAGGCTAGAGGAATAAGCTACCCGAACGTCACCGGAAAAACATTCGCGGTGTTCCGCGTGGACCAGAAACACCATCTCATGTCGCTGGTCACCATGATCG ACCCTTCGCCGGACTGGATAGTCGGAGTTTCCGGACTTGAGCTGTGCCTGACGAACTGTTCCTGGGTAGAGCACAGGGAGTTGAATCTCTTCCCATACGACGCGGGCACGGATAGCGGAATAACGTATCTC TCGCAAGACACCCCGACAGAACCGCAGGAGCGAATCACCCGCATAACGTCAACCTTTCCAAACGACCCGGCTTCTCCTTTCTACGACGAAACGGGAGCGGACATGAAGCCGATAGCGAAACTCTATCTGAACCGACAACGTCTGTACGAAAAGACTTGCGACGCGACATCGGCCGAAGGTCCCAGAG AAGCCTGTTACACGAGTTCCTGGGGCGAGTGGAACCAATGCTCGCGTACTTGTGGAAGAGGGCAGAAACTTCGTCAACGATATTACCTCGACCGCGACGCAGCTTTGGCGGCAAACTGTAGGGAGGAATTGACCGATCGATCGAGATGCAAGAACGAGCGGTG CCCAGGAACAGGTCCCGGTGATTGCGACGTCGAGGAGTGGACCAGCTGGTCCTCGTGCAGTACCACCTGCGGTACGGGGTTCAAAACTCGGTCCCGTAAATTTCGCGATCGGAAGACCAGGAAGTACTGCATGCACAATTTGGAACGCCACGAGCTGGAGCAGACCTTTGAGTGCGAAGACAACGAGCCCTGTCCCGACGCGGATCCCGACGTCGAGGAGGTAAGCGAAAGCACCGAAAATACTGTCGAAGACAACGTCGAGGAGGTACCGACGCTGGGGGAATGGTCGCAG TGTCCGAACGAGAGATTCACCGAGTGGTCCATGTGGTCACCATGCAGTGCCAGCTGCGGTCCAGGAGTAAAACTGCGATCCAGGCTGCTGAAGATGTCCTGGGGTAACTTGGAGGAATCGGAGGAACTTAATCTGGAAAACTGTAAAACCGAACAGGCTGCTTGCGTGGCGGCGATGCCGACTTGCGATTTCTCGGAGGAAACGGCACGAA GCATTTGCAGTGAACCGCAGGTCGGTGGGAACTGCAACGCGAACATTTTGCGGGTATATTTTGATAGCGCGAGCAATGAGTGCCGCAGGTTCAATTACACAGGGTGCGGTGGTAACAGGAATAACTTTCCAACCGAGCAGGATTGCAATAACGTATGCAGTAAATACCAAA GTGAAGTCACCGACAGGCCATTTCCCGCCGAGTTTCCATCCGTCAGTCAAACCGTCGACGGATATCCACTTGACTGCGAGATTACTGAATGGGGCGAGTGGTCGGCCTGCGGCTCCAATTGCAAGGGCTACACGTACCGGAAACGAATGATTCTG CGAGAAGCGAGAAACGAAGGAAGAAGATGTCCGAAAAAACTACAACAGAAAAGACGATGCAAGAAGGTTCCGCCTTGTT CAACACGAAGAGACATGCGCCGTAGAAGTTATAACGAAGTCTTCGACGGGACGAGCGAACATTTCA ATTCCATCGACTGCGAGTTATCTTCATGGTCGACGTGGTCACCGTGTTCGGCAACCTGCGGACATTCGGTTCGTCACAGAACCAGGAACGTTATCGTATCGCCGGAGGGTCCGAACGCGAAGCTCTGCCCTTCGGTAGCACAGTTCGTGACATGCTCTTTGGCCGCTTGCGACGAATCAACGAGGCAGTAG